Proteins co-encoded in one Oncorhynchus kisutch isolate 150728-3 linkage group LG1, Okis_V2, whole genome shotgun sequence genomic window:
- the LOC109877067 gene encoding metabotropic glutamate receptor 6-like — protein MAKIMTSQSHKSQSCCGFGPPFGCHVTTFPRLLLMLFLGLSPETWAQQGTQPHSIKIEGDITLGGLFPVHSRGPAGVPCGEIKREKGIHRMEAMLYALDQINSDPDLLPNITLGARILDTCSRDTYALEQSLTFVQALIQKDNSDVRCSNGEPPIIPKPERVVGVIGASGSSVSIMVANVLRLFAIPQISYASTAPELSDKSRYEFFSRVVPPDSYQAQAMVDIVKAMGWNYVSTLASEGNYGESGVDAFLQISREAGGLCIAQSIKIPREPKPGGFDKIIKRLMETSNARGVIIFANEDDIRRVLEAAKRANLTGHFLFVGSDSWGAKSSPILDQEDVAEGAVTILPKRASIDGFDNYFTSRSLENNRRNIWFAEYWEDDFKCKLTRAGIKYDLGRRKCTGEERIAQESQYEQEGKVQFVIDAVYVMAHALHSMHLDLCPGSMGVCEKMDPVEGSKLLQYIRSVNFNGSAGTGVMFNENGDAPGRYDIFQFQLSNTTNPGYRCIGQWTNYLRLNAEEMQWSGGDSAVPDSVCSFPCELGERKKMVKGVPCCWHCELCDGYQYQLDELNCDMCPFDMRPMPNRTGCRSTPIIKLEWSSPWAIIPVFLAVLGILATSGCIITFIRFNNSPIVRASGRELSYVLLTGIFLIYLITFLMIAEPSAPVCAFRRLLLGLGMCITYSAMLTKTNRIYRIFEQGKKAVTPPPFISPASQLIITFILIGVQLLGVFIWFGVVPPHTIIDYEEQHPPNPEFARGVLKCDMSDLALVLCLSYSIVLMVTCTVYAIKSRGVPETFNEAKPIGFTMYTTCIVWLAFVPIFFGTAQSTEKMFIQTTTLTVSMSLSATVSLGMLYIPKVYVIIFLPEQNVQKRKRSFKAVASAVTTQLSQKEDKQNGESKSSAIVPDRSQ, from the exons ATGGCCAAAATCATGACATCACAGAGCCACAAATCGCAGTCCTGCTGTGGGTTTGGTCCACCGTTTGGATGTCATGTAACAACATTTCCCAGGTTACTGTTAATGTTGTTTCTGGGTCTAAGTCCAGAGACATGGGCTCAGCAGGGCACACAACCACACTCCATCAAGATTGAGGGGGACATCACCCTGGGTGGCCTGTTCCCAGTGCACTCCCGTGGGCCAGCCGGTGTGCCCTGTGGGGAGATCAAGCGGGAGAAAGGTATCCACCGTATGGAGGCCATGCTGTATGCCCTGGATCAGATCAACAGTGACCCTGACCTCCTGCCTAACATCACACTGGGGGCCAGAATCCTGGACACCTGTTCTAGGGACACCTACGCCCTGGAGCAGTCGCTAACCTTCGTCCAGGCCCTCATCCAGAAGGATAATTCGGACGTGCGCTGCTCTAATGGCGAGCCACCCATCATTCCCAAACCGGAGAGGGTGGTCGGAGTAATCGGGGCATCCGGCAGCTCAGTGTCCATCATGGTGGCCAACGTGCTGAGACTCTTTGCG ATCCCCCAGATTAGTTATGCGTCCACGGCTCCAGAGCTGAGTGACAAAAGCCGTTATGAGTTCTTTTCCCGTGTGGTCCCTCCTGACTCCTACCAGGCCCAGGCCATGGTGGACATCGTCAAGGCTATGGGGTGGAACTACGTATCTACACTGGCCTCAGAAGGAAATTACGGAGAGAGTGGTGTCGATGCCTTCCTCCAGATATCTCGAGAGGCAG GAGGTCTATGCATCGCCCAATCCATTAAAATCCCCCGAGAGCCCAAACCAGGGGGCTTTGATAAGATCATTAAGAGATTAATGGAGACCTCTAATGCTCGTGGGGTCATCATCTTTGCCAATGAGGACGACATCAG ACGTGTCTTAGAGGCAGCAAAGAGGGCCAACCTGACGGGTCACTTCCTTTTTGTGGGCTCTGACAGCTGGGGGGCCAAGAGCTCGCCCATCCTGGACCAGGAGGATGTGGCTGAGGGGGCTGTCACCATCCTCCCTAAGCGGGCCTCCATTGACG GGTTTGACAACTACTTCACCTCAAgatctctggaaaacaacagaaggAACATCTGGTTTGCTGAATACTGGGAGGACGACTTCAAATGTAAACTGACCCGAGCAGGTATCAAGTACGACCTTGGTAGGAGAAAATGCACAG GTGAAGAGAGAATCGCTCAGGAATCTCAGTATGAGCAGGAAGGGAAGGTACAGTTTGTGATTGACGCGGTGTATGTCATGGCCCATGCCTTACACAGCATGCACCTGGACCTCTGTCCGGGCTCCATGGGTGTCTGTGAGAAGATGGACCCAGTGGAAGGGAGTAAGCTGCTCCAATACATTCGCTCAGTCAACTTTAATG GCAGTGCAGGGACTGGGGTCATGTTCAATGAGAATGGAGATGCTCCTGGTCGCTATGACATCTTCCAGTTCCAGCTCTCAAACACCACCAACCCTGGATACCGGTGTATTGGCCAGTGGACAAACTATCTGCGACTCAAT GCTGAGGAGATGCAGTGGTCGGGTGGGGACAGTGCAGTCCCTGACTCGGTGTGCAGTTTCCCCTGTGAGctaggagagaggaagaagatggTGAAGGGTGTGCCCTGCTGCTGGCACTGCGAGCTGTGTGACGGATATCAGTACCAGCTGGATGAGCTAAACTGTGACATGTGTCCCTTTGACATGCGTCCCATGCCAAACCGGACGGGCTGCCGGTCCACACCCATTATCAAGCTGGAGTGGAGCTCCCCCTGGGCCATCATCCCTGTGTTCCTGGCTGTCTTGGGCATCTTAGCCACCTCTGGATGCATCATCACCTTCATCCGCTTTAACAACTCCCCCATCGTCCGGGCCTCCGGCCGGGAGCTCAGCTATGTTCTCCTGACAGGCATTTTCCTCATCTACCTcatcaccttcctcatgatcgcAGAGCCCAGCGCCCCAGTATGTGCATTCCGCAGGCTGCTGCTGGGCCTGGGCATGTGTATTACCTACTCAGCTATGCTCACCAAGACCAACCGCATTTACCGTATTTTTGAGCAGGGCAAGAAAGCAGTCACGCCACCTCCGTTCATCAGCCCTGCTTCTCAGCTCATCATCACCTTTATACTCATTGGAGTGCAG TTACTTGGAGTTTTCATCTGGTTCGGAGTGGTGCCCCCACACACCATTATAGACTATGAGGAGCAGCACCCGCCCAACCCAGAGTTTGCACGTGGGGTCCTGAAATGTGACATGTCCGACCTGGCCCTGGTCCTCTGCTTGAGCTACAGTATCGTGCTGATGGTGACCTGCACTGTGTACGCCATCAAGAGCAGAGGGGTGCCAGAGACCTTCAACGAGGCGAAACCCATTGGCTTCACCATGTACACCACCTGCATCGTGTGGCTGGCCTTTGTGCCCATCTTCTTTGGCACAGCCCAGTCTACTGAGAAG ATGTTCATCCAGACCACCACCCTGACGGTGTCCATGAGCCTGAGTGCCACTGTGTCGCTCGGCATGTTGTACATCCCTAAGGTCTATGTCATCATCTTCCTTCCGGAGCAGAACGTGCAGAAACGCAAACGCAGCTTCAAGGCTGTGGCTTCAGCAGTGACCACACAACTCTCCCAGAAAGAAGACAAGCAGAACGGAGAGTCCAAAAGTAGCGCCATAGTCCCTGACAGATCACAGTGA